One genomic window of Cystobacter fuscus DSM 2262 includes the following:
- a CDS encoding ATP-binding protein, with translation MILQLRPSSLRARLVILVVLLFAAFSIFFLLFFPARMNDQARRGMLDRTLEIARLLASATEPALDFGDAANGQRHLETLASSPEALFGLLLREDGTPLAAWHPERVPSHSLEDPRASFIWGDEVFARVDIHTRGGQRGMLLLGFNLARLKQESLRTQQLAAGISALILASGVLAAFVVGTLVMRPLKRVTRVALRISEGEHEARGELDLSRHDEMGTLAAAFSRMLDRLYEQRALIETQVRELRSAQDQLIVADRRTSLGTLAAGVAHEINNPLAYVTANIQFALREIPQLRRFSRQGTPDDQPCPQEEEWNEVFSALSEAREGCGRVQHIVQSLKSFSAGDDGKREPTELRRTLESAINMASNEIRHRARLVRDFQAVPCVEANEVRLAQVFLNLLINAAHAIEAGASEHNEIRVSTRLGEDGRVRVSITDTGSGMVPDVRARLFTPFFTTKPVGVGTGLGLSVCQGIITNLGGRIEVQSEPGRGSTFTVVLSACSAPVGHRLREESPPGAVRRARILVVDDEPLVGTALLRALGREHEVLVSTRAHEALFRVRQGPPFDLILCDLMMPEMSGMEFFTELQRTNPEQARGVLFITGGAFTEVTRAFIEKHQERALDKPIDMRALRERLRALVESPALHSHPTVSG, from the coding sequence ATGATCCTCCAGCTTCGTCCTTCCTCCTTGAGGGCCCGGTTGGTCATCCTGGTGGTGCTGCTCTTCGCGGCCTTCTCCATCTTCTTCCTGCTCTTCTTCCCCGCGCGCATGAATGACCAGGCGCGGCGGGGAATGTTGGACCGGACGCTGGAGATCGCCCGGCTGCTGGCCAGCGCCACCGAGCCCGCGCTCGACTTCGGGGACGCGGCCAACGGGCAGCGTCACCTGGAGACCCTCGCCTCCAGCCCGGAGGCGCTCTTCGGCCTGCTGTTGCGCGAGGACGGCACGCCCCTGGCCGCGTGGCACCCGGAACGCGTGCCGAGTCATTCCCTGGAAGATCCCCGGGCGTCCTTCATCTGGGGGGACGAGGTGTTCGCGCGGGTCGACATCCACACGCGCGGGGGCCAGCGGGGCATGCTGCTGCTGGGCTTCAACCTCGCCCGTCTCAAACAGGAGAGCCTGCGGACGCAGCAGCTCGCCGCGGGCATCTCCGCGCTCATCCTCGCCAGTGGCGTGCTGGCCGCCTTCGTGGTGGGCACGCTGGTGATGAGGCCGCTCAAGCGCGTCACCCGCGTGGCCCTTCGCATCTCCGAGGGCGAGCACGAGGCCCGGGGCGAGCTGGACCTCTCCCGGCACGATGAGATGGGCACGCTGGCCGCGGCGTTCTCGCGCATGTTGGACCGGCTGTACGAGCAGCGCGCCCTCATCGAGACCCAGGTGCGCGAGCTGCGCAGCGCGCAGGATCAGCTCATCGTCGCCGACCGGCGCACCTCCCTGGGCACGCTCGCCGCGGGCGTGGCGCATGAAATCAACAACCCGCTCGCCTACGTCACCGCCAACATCCAGTTCGCGCTCCGGGAGATTCCCCAATTGCGCCGCTTCTCCCGCCAGGGCACCCCGGATGATCAGCCCTGCCCGCAGGAGGAGGAGTGGAACGAGGTGTTCAGCGCCCTCTCCGAGGCGCGCGAGGGCTGCGGGCGCGTGCAGCACATCGTCCAGAGCCTCAAGTCCTTCTCGGCCGGGGATGATGGCAAGCGCGAGCCCACGGAGTTGCGGCGCACGCTCGAGAGCGCCATCAACATGGCCAGCAACGAGATCCGTCACCGGGCCCGGCTGGTGCGCGACTTCCAGGCCGTTCCTTGCGTCGAGGCCAACGAGGTGCGGCTCGCCCAGGTCTTCCTCAACCTGCTCATCAACGCCGCGCATGCCATCGAGGCGGGCGCCTCGGAGCACAACGAGATCCGTGTCTCCACGCGCCTGGGCGAGGATGGGCGGGTGCGGGTGTCCATCACCGACACGGGCAGCGGGATGGTGCCCGATGTGCGTGCCCGCCTCTTCACCCCCTTCTTCACCACCAAGCCGGTGGGGGTGGGGACCGGGCTCGGGTTGTCCGTCTGCCAGGGCATCATCACCAACCTGGGGGGGCGCATCGAGGTGCAGAGCGAGCCGGGACGCGGCAGCACCTTCACCGTGGTGCTCTCCGCCTGCTCCGCTCCGGTGGGCCACCGGCTCCGGGAGGAGTCCCCGCCCGGGGCGGTGCGGCGCGCGCGCATCCTGGTGGTGGATGACGAGCCCCTGGTGGGGACCGCGCTGCTCAGGGCCCTGGGCCGCGAGCACGAGGTGCTGGTGTCCACGCGCGCGCACGAGGCCTTGTTCCGGGTGCGCCAGGGTCCGCCCTTCGATCTCATCCTGTGCGATCTGATGATGCCGGAGATGAGTGGCATGGAGTTCTTCACGGAGCTCCAGCGCACCAACCCCGAGCAGGCCCGAGGGGTGCTCTTCATCACCGGGGGCGCCTTCACCGAGGTGACGCGCGCCTTCATCGAGAAGCACCAGGAGCGGGCACTGGACAAGCCCATCGACATGCGCGCCCTGCGTGAGCGGCTGCGCGCCCTGGTCGAGTCTCCCGCCCTCCATTCCCACCCCACCGTTTCGGGTTGA
- a CDS encoding DUF1295 domain-containing protein — MVRIVIAYIVAIAAGAAWFAWGPETAWLWLDGLIADLIATLVIFGASRLHHNSSFYDAYWSVLPPLLMLAWWVESGTPADEPRAWLVMGVIVLWAVRLTANWVQTFPGLHHEDWRYPMVRERAGRAEAAADLMGIHVFPTLQVFLGMLPVYVVLTRTGRDLGWLDALAVVVGVGAVALELAADIQMHRFIRIRKPGQVMDQGLWAWSRHPNYFGEVSFWVSLAIFGIAADPDAWWVFVGAACIYAMFQLASIPMMEQRSLERRPAYAAVIERVPRFVPRPPRRVRTGT, encoded by the coding sequence ATGGTGCGGATCGTGATCGCGTACATCGTGGCGATCGCCGCGGGTGCTGCGTGGTTCGCGTGGGGTCCCGAGACCGCGTGGCTGTGGCTCGACGGGCTGATAGCCGACCTCATCGCGACGCTGGTGATCTTCGGCGCGAGCCGGCTGCACCACAACTCGAGCTTCTACGACGCGTACTGGAGCGTGCTGCCGCCGCTGCTGATGCTCGCCTGGTGGGTCGAGTCCGGGACACCGGCCGACGAGCCCCGCGCCTGGCTCGTGATGGGGGTGATCGTGCTGTGGGCGGTCCGGCTCACGGCCAACTGGGTCCAGACCTTCCCCGGACTGCACCACGAGGACTGGCGCTACCCCATGGTGCGCGAGCGCGCCGGCAGGGCCGAGGCGGCGGCCGACCTCATGGGCATCCACGTCTTCCCCACGCTGCAGGTGTTCCTCGGCATGCTGCCGGTCTACGTCGTCCTCACCCGCACCGGCCGCGACCTCGGGTGGCTGGACGCGCTGGCGGTCGTCGTGGGCGTGGGTGCAGTGGCGCTCGAGCTCGCGGCCGACATCCAAATGCACCGGTTCATTCGGATCCGCAAGCCCGGCCAGGTGATGGACCAGGGTCTGTGGGCGTGGTCGCGGCACCCCAACTACTTCGGCGAGGTCAGCTTCTGGGTCTCGCTCGCGATCTTCGGCATCGCCGCCGACCCGGATGCGTGGTGGGTGTTCGTGGGAGCCGCCTGCATATACGCGATGTTCCAGCTCGCCAGCATCCCGATGATGGAGCAGCGGAGCCTGGAGCGCCGGCCGGCATACGCGGCCGTCATCGAGCGAGTGCCGCGCTTCGTGCCGCGTCCACCGCGCCGCGTCCGCACCGGCACATGA
- a CDS encoding pentapeptide repeat-containing protein has product MGPELANKLKQHALWVESRGERGERLTLEDAELPGCAFQAQELTEAELPGACFDGGNLSEAKLSGTNLASASFVHANLVGSQLIKANLDYATLRSADLRNVNALRASFYEAQLQGADLSGAQLSGAYLVNANLESANLKGAQLDGAILHGANLTGVDLRGVSGLSSIQASWIVQGAEHARLEGEALLTWLKVAAGT; this is encoded by the coding sequence ATGGGACCAGAGCTGGCCAACAAATTGAAGCAACATGCCTTGTGGGTCGAGTCCAGAGGCGAGCGAGGAGAACGACTCACGCTTGAGGATGCCGAACTGCCTGGGTGTGCATTCCAGGCCCAGGAGTTGACCGAGGCGGAACTGCCTGGTGCTTGCTTCGACGGAGGAAATTTGAGCGAAGCGAAGCTTTCCGGAACCAACCTTGCCTCGGCCTCGTTTGTTCATGCCAACCTTGTTGGCAGCCAGTTGATCAAAGCCAATCTGGATTACGCCACGCTGAGAAGCGCTGACCTGCGAAACGTCAACGCCTTGCGTGCGAGCTTCTATGAGGCACAACTCCAAGGCGCGGATCTATCCGGGGCGCAACTCAGTGGGGCATACCTCGTGAACGCCAACCTGGAATCCGCTAATCTGAAGGGTGCCCAGTTGGACGGAGCAATCCTCCATGGAGCCAATCTCACGGGAGTGGATCTGCGAGGTGTTTCAGGCCTCTCTTCCATCCAAGCATCTTGGATCGTTCAAGGCGCTGAACACGCCCGACTTGAAGGGGAAGCCCTCCTCACATGGTTGAAAGTCGCGGCGGGAACATAG
- a CDS encoding patatin-like phospholipase family protein: MDGPPAPLEDDASRLDRLLAHERQYLDEARWLARREPSSDGAPAPAEPGLTGPRHDLCGLALSGGGIRSATFNLGLLQCLQQLGLLEMFDYLSTVSGGGYIGGFWTAWRHYHLKEPASQDKAALFPMTQEQGARGARFAEVRHLREFSNFLNPRLGLLSLDTGRMLVAALSAILPSLLAAFSFLVLVLLLWLLLAWLLLLGWEGSPPWVARAVSYVLMVGITCGALFLWEVLLFRQDNRVMLNRGRPVANPDEEAQEREGRRFGYYLNAAVLAVGAVFFFWQWLVQAHPANVQAFHAVWWPATKDAPAWRERLQVFDPAIAWVGAAGALVLLRWLGSRFATAWMQRTDRAAMGRVISRLLLLASFWSVLSCFWLAGVFFLTSNLKEVYTLLQTGVVATVMVLSAVFARLQQLFSRRTTRPVSPSAGSRLRSYLPQLLAYTVLALSFLGAVMLVFRAMDKEWLPQLVGMVVVLTALTLLLSDANSVGLHAFYRDRIARTFIGAAHGQGPGQTEIHSLDDFPLDRLKPRPGPLHLICCAANDLSSIDPMANLYRGADSAVLSSAGFSVGPEWKGWEKIRQEGGGVPTLASAMTASAAAFNSHMGSMSMRLGPAVTFLMTAFNLRLGLWWPHPTRARRRWYERLCVGLPFYKELLGRSRAKGRDVLLSDGAHFENLALYELVRRKCRFIIVSDCGMDADTSFDDFANAVRRIREDFGVELRIELSPLRPDGDTGLSRRTVVAGELEYPDGSSGVLLLIKPSLLGNEPPDILQYKTRNAAFPHETTGDQFYDEAQWEAYRRLGEHTALTIFRSVRGEVESGRRLATARLFARVRHEWMPVPTGYEERFPRFVERATALDQLLEGPGARKLFREIFKEITELDRQAKVNPPPPNSDAPPLVSEAGSKPTPQELTDALHMIRRALLFMEEVFLTEQLATHYNHPAYLGVMNYFARWGYAPLLRTWWPLLKTLHSPRFTHFLEERFSLPTMEHKDVGQLSGREEGFAMSCWVAQGGRKPKPHEHLISYILHLPHGGRPEYPIQAAQLIVRTHQDREGEARPLLWSGGGGPERRVVVWQGDDFYVPPGLWGAGIGEDFLRLITEDPVMPGIVEPGSVLAVRLQVDLEATAARQKRWADELHRYHAEGFTEPDPALKQWLANLETELDQDAAMPWAKKKNESWKSLWLTRLYQPTREATARREESFEAESTPGLH, translated from the coding sequence ATGGATGGCCCCCCTGCTCCCCTCGAGGACGATGCCTCGCGGCTCGACCGACTCCTGGCGCATGAAAGGCAGTACCTGGACGAGGCTCGCTGGCTGGCGCGGCGGGAGCCTTCCTCGGACGGAGCCCCGGCCCCCGCGGAGCCCGGCCTCACCGGTCCACGGCATGACTTGTGTGGGCTTGCCCTGTCCGGAGGCGGCATCCGCAGCGCGACCTTCAACCTGGGTCTGCTGCAATGCCTGCAACAACTGGGACTGCTGGAGATGTTCGACTACCTCTCCACCGTCTCGGGCGGAGGGTACATCGGGGGCTTCTGGACGGCGTGGCGTCACTACCACCTGAAGGAGCCCGCCTCCCAGGACAAGGCCGCGCTCTTCCCCATGACCCAGGAGCAGGGCGCTCGCGGAGCACGCTTCGCGGAGGTGCGTCACCTGCGCGAGTTCAGCAACTTCCTGAACCCCCGGTTGGGACTGCTGAGTCTCGACACGGGCCGGATGCTCGTCGCGGCCCTGAGCGCCATCCTTCCCTCCCTCCTCGCGGCGTTCTCCTTCCTCGTCCTGGTGCTGTTGCTCTGGCTGCTGCTCGCCTGGCTGTTGCTGCTCGGCTGGGAGGGCTCGCCTCCGTGGGTGGCGCGGGCCGTCTCGTATGTCCTGATGGTCGGAATCACCTGTGGGGCGCTGTTCCTCTGGGAGGTGCTCCTGTTCCGGCAGGACAACCGGGTGATGCTCAACCGCGGCCGCCCGGTCGCGAATCCCGACGAGGAGGCCCAGGAGCGCGAGGGCCGCAGGTTCGGCTACTACCTCAACGCCGCGGTGTTGGCGGTGGGTGCCGTGTTCTTCTTCTGGCAATGGCTCGTTCAGGCCCACCCCGCGAACGTCCAGGCCTTCCACGCCGTGTGGTGGCCCGCCACGAAGGATGCTCCTGCCTGGCGCGAGCGGCTCCAGGTGTTCGACCCCGCCATCGCCTGGGTGGGGGCGGCCGGAGCCCTCGTGCTGCTGCGATGGCTGGGCTCCCGGTTCGCCACGGCCTGGATGCAGCGGACGGACCGGGCCGCGATGGGCCGGGTCATCAGCCGGCTGCTGCTCCTGGCGAGCTTCTGGTCGGTCCTCTCGTGCTTCTGGCTGGCCGGAGTGTTCTTCCTGACGTCGAACCTGAAGGAGGTCTACACCCTGTTGCAGACGGGCGTGGTGGCCACCGTGATGGTGCTCTCGGCCGTCTTCGCCCGGCTGCAACAGCTCTTCAGCCGCCGGACGACCCGGCCGGTCAGCCCCAGCGCGGGCAGTCGCCTCCGGTCGTACCTGCCCCAGCTCCTGGCGTACACCGTCCTGGCGTTGAGCTTCCTCGGCGCGGTGATGCTCGTCTTCCGGGCGATGGACAAGGAGTGGCTGCCCCAGCTCGTGGGGATGGTCGTCGTCCTGACCGCGCTCACCCTGCTCCTCTCCGACGCCAACTCCGTGGGGCTGCACGCCTTCTACCGGGACCGCATCGCGCGCACCTTCATCGGCGCGGCCCATGGTCAGGGACCCGGTCAGACCGAGATCCACTCCCTGGATGACTTTCCACTCGATCGGCTCAAGCCGCGGCCCGGGCCGCTCCACCTCATCTGCTGCGCGGCCAATGATCTCTCGTCGATAGATCCCATGGCCAATCTCTACCGGGGCGCGGACAGCGCGGTGCTCTCGAGCGCGGGCTTCTCGGTGGGCCCCGAATGGAAGGGGTGGGAGAAGATCCGTCAAGAAGGCGGCGGCGTGCCCACGCTCGCCTCGGCCATGACCGCCTCCGCGGCGGCCTTCAATTCCCACATGGGCTCCATGTCCATGCGGCTGGGCCCGGCCGTCACCTTCCTCATGACCGCCTTCAACCTCCGGCTGGGGCTGTGGTGGCCCCACCCGACCCGGGCCCGGCGGCGTTGGTACGAGCGGCTGTGTGTCGGGCTTCCCTTCTACAAGGAACTGCTGGGCCGCTCGCGCGCCAAGGGCCGCGACGTGTTGCTCTCGGATGGCGCCCACTTCGAGAACCTGGCGCTCTACGAGCTGGTCCGCCGCAAGTGCCGGTTCATCATCGTCTCCGATTGCGGCATGGACGCGGACACCTCGTTCGATGACTTCGCCAACGCCGTGCGGCGCATCCGCGAGGACTTCGGCGTGGAGCTGCGCATCGAGCTGTCCCCCCTGCGTCCGGACGGAGACACGGGCCTGTCGCGCCGCACCGTCGTCGCCGGGGAGCTCGAGTACCCGGATGGCAGCAGTGGCGTGCTGCTGCTGATCAAGCCCTCGCTGCTGGGCAACGAGCCGCCGGACATCCTGCAATACAAGACGCGCAACGCGGCCTTCCCGCATGAGACGACCGGGGACCAGTTCTACGACGAGGCCCAGTGGGAGGCGTACCGTCGGCTGGGCGAACACACCGCGCTCACGATCTTCCGGTCCGTCCGCGGGGAAGTGGAGTCGGGGAGGAGGCTCGCGACCGCGAGGCTCTTCGCCCGCGTGCGCCATGAGTGGATGCCGGTGCCCACCGGGTACGAGGAGCGCTTCCCTCGCTTCGTGGAGCGGGCCACCGCGCTCGATCAACTGCTGGAAGGCCCGGGCGCCCGGAAGCTGTTCCGGGAGATCTTCAAGGAGATCACCGAGCTGGATCGCCAGGCCAAGGTGAACCCCCCGCCACCGAACTCCGACGCGCCCCCCCTGGTGAGCGAGGCCGGTTCGAAGCCCACGCCCCAGGAGCTGACCGATGCGCTCCACATGATCCGGCGCGCGCTGCTCTTCATGGAGGAAGTCTTCCTCACCGAGCAGCTGGCTACCCACTACAACCACCCGGCCTACCTGGGGGTGATGAACTACTTCGCGCGCTGGGGCTATGCGCCGCTCTTGCGGACGTGGTGGCCCCTGCTCAAGACGCTGCACTCCCCCCGCTTCACCCACTTCCTCGAGGAGCGCTTCAGCCTGCCCACCATGGAGCACAAGGATGTCGGGCAGCTCAGTGGGCGGGAGGAGGGCTTCGCGATGTCCTGCTGGGTGGCGCAAGGTGGACGCAAGCCCAAGCCCCACGAGCACCTCATCTCCTACATCCTCCATCTGCCCCACGGGGGTCGGCCCGAGTACCCCATCCAGGCCGCGCAGCTCATCGTGCGCACCCACCAGGACCGGGAGGGCGAGGCACGGCCGCTGCTCTGGTCCGGCGGCGGGGGACCCGAGAGACGGGTGGTGGTGTGGCAGGGCGATGACTTCTACGTGCCGCCCGGGTTGTGGGGCGCGGGCATCGGCGAGGACTTCTTGCGGTTGATCACCGAGGACCCGGTCATGCCGGGAATCGTGGAGCCGGGGAGCGTGCTGGCGGTGCGGCTGCAGGTGGATCTCGAGGCCACGGCCGCCCGGCAGAAGCGGTGGGCGGATGAGCTGCACCGCTACCACGCGGAAGGATTCACGGAGCCCGACCCCGCGCTGAAACAGTGGCTCGCCAACCTGGAGACAGAGCTCGACCAGGATGCCGCCATGCCATGGGCCAAGAAGAAGAACGAGTCCTGGAAGTCGCTCTGGTTGACGCGGCTCTACCAGCCCACCCGGGAGGCCACGGCGCGGCGCGAGGAGTCGTTCGAGGCGGAGTCCACGCCGGGCCTGCACTGA
- a CDS encoding YfiR family protein: MHREWESSGTKSGKGRRGRRPGAWLTALGLMFVLLGSEAARAEGLPPNLRASLLVRILAYDRRMGVRPPPLTIAVLYREGNAESEGQGQEFIRALESASRGRSVLGRSVRIVLVGFRDPTQLKDDLSQARVVALYACEGLEADTTSIARVTRQLSILSFAGSRTELERGLAIGLGLQGNSPIILIQLAAARAEGADLDAGLLSLSHLVEPARSTP, encoded by the coding sequence ATGCATCGCGAGTGGGAGTCATCGGGCACGAAGTCAGGGAAGGGCCGTCGTGGGCGCAGACCCGGCGCGTGGCTGACGGCCCTGGGGCTGATGTTCGTGCTGCTCGGCAGCGAGGCCGCGCGCGCCGAGGGGTTGCCGCCCAACCTTCGCGCCTCGCTGCTGGTGCGAATCCTCGCCTATGACCGGCGGATGGGGGTGCGGCCTCCGCCCCTGACCATCGCCGTCCTCTATCGCGAGGGCAATGCGGAGTCGGAAGGCCAGGGCCAGGAGTTCATCCGTGCACTGGAGTCGGCCTCACGGGGCAGGAGTGTGTTGGGCCGGTCGGTGCGGATCGTCCTCGTGGGCTTCCGTGATCCGACGCAACTGAAGGATGACCTCTCCCAGGCACGCGTGGTGGCGCTCTACGCGTGCGAGGGACTCGAGGCCGACACGACGAGCATCGCCCGGGTGACGCGGCAGTTGTCCATCCTCTCCTTCGCCGGCAGCAGGACCGAGCTGGAGCGGGGCCTGGCCATCGGACTCGGCCTGCAGGGCAACTCGCCCATCATCCTCATCCAACTCGCGGCGGCCCGCGCGGAGGGCGCGGACCTCGATGCGGGATTGCTCAGCCTCTCCCACCTCGTCGAACCCGCCCGGAGCACACCATGA
- a CDS encoding TonB-dependent receptor, whose translation MPRSFPLASRRRGMLLAAVLCSTCALAHEVPEEDEAPPEWTQSLTLEELLRVELSTPSKRLQLAREAPGVASVVTREQMRRFGWATIDEILFSQPGFFPSHDYERTTVGTRGLWEGWNNNHLLLLLDGVPMNDSDLATAFTWEISPLFLVKSVEILRGPASALYGSSAINGVIALNTLSSSHTLEDDERLEINNEARVRVGNLGTAAVDAVAVTRSRHLSAVVGFQHQHTDGFSYLSHDGSRRTDASGALQRFLVNDRRDSSYLFVKLEPSRVLRGLSLQYHLQDWNHGTGHGWRQWVPDIDGPMRDRRHIAVASYRSRPGGPLAQEYVFKYQRREYESHVRFYPSGAEDGRYRFGVTEVLETAQDELFGRAQLSGSPGEGLSLLGGVEYSATLYGGDSVHYATADLSVDSEDPPSPPTPVRLGPLYESILGEPLSNVGAYTQFAWNRLLSLPLSLTMGLRYDLKFFHYRDLEQPGTPRRFKSYEQVSPRISLVFTPSPVFSLKFQGGRAFRAPSPGELFGSNTWILEANVERMRPEQVTTFELNADWSISPQLSWRSTLFHSRYENLIGFSASNVQDNLMSQTNVGVESELLVEVGLGGMGRLSAFGNYTYVHLLEGAGRAGDLAWAPAHLAKAGASYQREHFSLALQGRYQGSVLRREEDRVDPLFRSLRPEQVPAWFRLDANVRYQLTSWAAAELKVSNLLDTESYLVKTHDYPFDYRMEGRRVFVSLEANL comes from the coding sequence ATGCCTCGTTCGTTTCCCCTCGCGTCCCGTCGTCGCGGGATGCTCCTGGCCGCCGTCCTGTGCTCCACTTGCGCCCTCGCGCACGAGGTCCCCGAGGAGGACGAGGCCCCACCGGAGTGGACCCAGTCCCTCACCCTGGAGGAGTTGCTGCGGGTGGAGCTGTCCACTCCCTCCAAACGTCTCCAACTGGCGCGGGAAGCTCCCGGCGTGGCCTCGGTGGTGACGCGCGAGCAGATGCGCCGCTTCGGTTGGGCGACGATCGACGAGATCCTCTTCAGCCAGCCCGGCTTCTTTCCCTCTCATGACTACGAGCGCACCACGGTGGGCACTCGCGGCCTCTGGGAGGGGTGGAACAACAACCACCTGCTGCTGCTGCTGGATGGCGTTCCCATGAACGACAGCGACCTGGCCACCGCGTTCACCTGGGAGATCTCCCCGCTCTTCCTGGTCAAGAGCGTGGAGATCCTCCGGGGCCCCGCCTCCGCCCTGTATGGCTCCAGCGCCATCAATGGCGTCATCGCCCTCAACACGCTCTCCTCGTCCCATACCCTGGAGGATGACGAGCGGCTGGAGATCAACAACGAGGCTCGGGTGCGCGTTGGCAACCTGGGTACGGCGGCGGTGGACGCGGTGGCGGTCACCCGTTCCCGGCACCTCTCCGCGGTGGTCGGCTTCCAGCACCAGCACACGGACGGGTTCTCCTATCTCTCCCATGATGGCTCGAGACGCACCGATGCCTCGGGAGCGCTCCAGCGCTTCCTCGTGAACGATCGCCGTGACAGCTCGTACCTCTTCGTCAAGCTGGAGCCCTCGCGTGTCTTGCGCGGCCTGTCCCTGCAGTACCACCTGCAGGACTGGAACCACGGCACCGGCCACGGTTGGCGCCAGTGGGTGCCCGATATTGACGGCCCCATGCGAGACCGGCGGCACATCGCCGTGGCCAGCTACCGCTCGCGGCCGGGTGGCCCGTTGGCGCAGGAGTACGTCTTCAAGTACCAGCGGCGCGAGTATGAAAGCCATGTGCGCTTCTATCCGAGCGGCGCCGAGGACGGGCGCTACCGCTTTGGAGTGACCGAGGTGCTCGAGACGGCGCAGGACGAACTCTTCGGGCGCGCCCAGCTCTCGGGCTCCCCGGGCGAGGGGCTCAGCCTGCTGGGGGGCGTGGAGTACTCCGCCACGTTGTATGGCGGGGACTCCGTGCACTACGCCACCGCCGACCTCTCCGTCGATTCGGAGGACCCTCCCTCTCCCCCGACCCCGGTGCGGCTCGGTCCCCTCTACGAGTCCATCCTCGGTGAGCCCCTGAGCAACGTGGGCGCCTATACCCAGTTCGCCTGGAACCGGTTGCTGTCGCTTCCCCTCTCGCTGACCATGGGGCTGCGCTACGACTTGAAGTTCTTCCACTACCGCGACCTCGAACAGCCCGGGACGCCCCGCCGCTTCAAGTCCTATGAGCAGGTCAGCCCGCGGATCTCGTTGGTGTTCACGCCGAGCCCCGTGTTCAGCCTCAAGTTCCAGGGCGGCCGGGCCTTCCGGGCTCCCTCGCCCGGGGAACTCTTCGGTTCCAACACCTGGATACTGGAAGCCAATGTCGAGAGGATGCGCCCCGAGCAGGTCACCACCTTCGAACTCAACGCCGACTGGAGCATCAGCCCGCAGCTGAGCTGGCGCAGCACCTTGTTCCACTCGCGCTACGAGAACCTCATCGGCTTCTCCGCCAGCAACGTGCAGGACAACCTCATGTCCCAGACGAACGTGGGCGTGGAATCCGAGCTCCTGGTGGAGGTGGGCCTGGGAGGGATGGGCCGCCTGTCGGCCTTCGGCAACTACACCTACGTGCACCTGCTCGAGGGGGCGGGCCGCGCAGGGGACCTCGCCTGGGCGCCCGCGCATCTGGCCAAGGCGGGGGCGAGCTACCAGCGCGAGCACTTCAGCCTCGCGCTTCAGGGCCGCTACCAGGGCAGCGTGTTGCGCCGCGAGGAGGACAGGGTGGATCCCTTGTTCCGCTCCCTGCGCCCGGAGCAGGTGCCCGCCTGGTTCCGGCTCGATGCCAACGTGCGCTATCAACTCACCTCGTGGGCCGCCGCCGAGCTCAAGGTGTCCAACCTGCTGGACACGGAGAGCTACCTCGTGAAGACGCACGACTATCCCTTCGACTACCGCATGGAGGGCCGGCGCGTCTTCGTGAGCCTGGAGGCCAACCTCTGA